In Arachis hypogaea cultivar Tifrunner chromosome 7, arahy.Tifrunner.gnm2.J5K5, whole genome shotgun sequence, the genomic window AGGAGAGCAATGTTAACACAGCCATGAAGGTTGAGAAGAAGATTGAAGGTGAAATCAAAGCTATGAGAGTATGGCTTGTGTCCGTGTCTTTATGATTGTTTCTGCAGTTTACGCTTTTTTTGTTTGTAATGGTCATGTACAATTGATTGGTAAATTTGAGTCCTAAATTTATGCAGAAGCTTAGAACTAATTTCGGTACAGGGTTGTTTTGTATCCATGAAGAACAATGTAATTCATGATTGAATGAGATGATGTATTTGCTATTTATTGCATTTTTATTCTATCACTATTCTCAATAGTTGTTATTCTTTTCTAACATTGTTTAAGCATTCTGAGCTAAGAAATTAGTTAATCATAAGCACTCATAAGCATTCATAAGGTTCTAAAAAGGTACATCAATAACTGCTTAAGTAGTGTATATAGCATACAAACTTGACATGatattccaaaataaaaatagtaaacatAACTGATCCTTAGCAGTAAAGTTTTGATGTAAATTACATACATATAGATTCCAAAAAATATGAAgactgttaatttttttaatttggtgttGAGTTGCTGCTCCCACTGGATAATCCATAGGCTGTGCCTTGCATAGTAGTTGATGGTTTGGGTGGTCTGTATCCAGGAACTGGCCATGTTGGTGTAAGGTGcgatcttggtgttggcataaaCTGTGCGAACCTGGAAGTTGTGCCTGCACTGGCTCCTTGCATTGTATGTGGGGACACGGTGGGTGGCCTTGGAGACTGAGGCACAGGAGTCTGAACTTGTGATGGAGGAGGCCTCTTGGTGGAtctctttgttctctttatttttgtGGTTGGTGGCCTAATTGGTGGGGCGCTTGCGGTGTATGCGGCATATTAGGAGATGGATTCAATGTGGTAGTGgtctataatttaaattagacatGGATGTAAGTAAACTTAATAGGTCAAAAAATATTTAAGcaatttaacaaaattatattttacctGTGGTTGGGTTCCGAcacccagagatgcctcaaattCAGCTGCTGCAGCATCCAAGGCTGCCTCTGCCTCTGCATCCTCTAAGGTTTCCTCCCAATACATCTCAGCCAGTCTTTCATCATCCTCATCCTGTGCTACATTAGCAGGTGGTACATGTGCAGTTGTTGCTGCAGAAGAGTTTTGACCATGTGCTGTAGCATCCGCAGCAGTAGCAGCTGCTACCATGGCTTCCTTTTTAGCCTTGCAACTTCTAGAATTGTGTCCTTCCTATAcaataattgagattttataaTAGTTCACGATACAAATATTTACAGAAAAATATCCCTAACAATTGTTATGGTGAACAATATTTCACAAACCTCCAAACagtatttgcattttatttgacCGTATTTTCTCTTTGTCCTGTAAGGATCTGGGTTAACCTTGGGAGCATCCCTAGAGGTGTCTCTCTTCTTAGTGGGCCACCCGATAAGACGTTTGTAATGTGGAGGCAAAATTGGTATAGTGTCTAGCTGTTGCCAATACTCTTGACTAGGCACCGGCTGAACCAAAAATTGGTATGTTGCATTGTAAGCACCAATTGTCAGCCATGTGTGTGCAACATCTTCAGCCCTCCTATTTTGATGTGCCAATGCTGCACATGCATGCTTGCAGGGTATGCCAGTGAGCTGCCATAGTCTACAAGTATAAGTATGCTTTTCGAGATCAACACTTACTTTCATAGGTAAGCATTGAACCTCAAAGATATTTCCAGCATCATCCCCTATCCAGAATGGCTTCCAACTACTGCTCTGTTTCTTATTTTTCTCCAATCTACTCTGTTGTACTGGACAAAGCCGTCCATTGTATCCCCTCAACTCCTTTTTATTTCTAGCCAAAATTTTCATAACATAACACCTTACCTCTTCTAGGAGGGTAATGATTGGCTTTCCCCTAAACTTCTTACACTTAGAGTTAAAAACTTCACTATTGTTGTTGGTGATATTATCCACCTTTGGCCATTCACTAAAATGGGATCTTGACCATTGTTTTGGTGGAATGCGGCTCAGATACTCCCAAGCATGTGGGTTTAGTTTTCTAATTGTTGTCATGGCTGCTGCAAAGTCTTGGgtggttggtggacgaaattgtgatcatcaatattggctctttggcatatacacaaaaactattgtggcttttggttaaattcacaactccgttcaactaaccagcaagtgtactgggtcgtccaagtaataaaccttacgcgagtaagggtcgatcccacagagattgttggtatgaagtaagctatagtcaccttgtaaatctcagttaggcagattaaaatagtttatgggtttagaaaataaaaataagaaaatagaaataataaacggatagaagacttatgtagattcattggtgagaatttcagataagcgaatggagatgctgtatggctcaaggacgcctgctctcctactgcttctattcaatccttcttactcctttccatggcaagctttgtataggggttcaccatcagctgtggctactttcatcctctcgggaaaatgatcctatgcggttgtcagtcgcacggctaatcgtttggaggcatcacccatggttgatggctacatcccatcctcgcagtgaaaactaatgctcacgcactctgtcacagtacggctaatcaccggttggttcccgctcctactggaatagaatcccttgattcttttgcgtctgtcactaacgcccagcaggttgcaagtttgaagcacgtcacagtcattcattaccggaatcctactcggaataccacagacaaggtgagactttccggattcccaggatcctactcggaataccacagacaaggtgagactttccggatcctcataaatgccgccatttatctagcttataccacgaagattctgttggggaatctaagagatacgcattcaagctctgttgcatgtagaacgaaagtggttgtcaatcacgcgcgttcataagtgagaatgataatgagggtaatctgactcataacattcatcatgttcttgggtacgaatgaatatcttggaataagaataagagagatttgaataaaagataatagaatttcattaatacttgaggtacagcagagctccacacccttaatctatggtgtgcagaaactccactgttgaaaacacataagcaaaaggttcaggcatggccgaatggtcagcccccctaaacgtgatcaatgatctcttaggatgaagaataaaacaaaactgagaccaatgatgaaacgtggtcaaagacatctaatacaatagataaatgttctatatatacttagactagcttctagggtttacatgagtaagtaattgatgcataaatccacttccggggcccacttggtgtatgcttgggctgagcttgattaatccacgagctgaggcatttcctggagttgaactccgagttatgacgtgttttgggcgttcaactccggatcatgacgtttttctggcgtttaactccagacagcagcgtgtacttggcgttcaacgccaagttacgtcatcattcttcgaataaagtatggactattatatattgctggaaagtcctggatgtctaatttccaacgccgttgagagcgcgccaattggagttctatagctccagaaaatccatttcgagtgcagggaggtcagattccaacagcatcagcagtccttttgtcagccttcttcagagttttgctcaagtccctcaatttcagccagaatttacctgaaatcacagaaaaacacacaaactcatagtaaagtccagaaatgtgaatttaacataaaaactagtgaaaacatccctaaaagtagcttaaacttactaaaaactatataaaaacaatgccaaaaagcgtataaattatccgctcatcagtggtggTGCTCCTTGCACACATCCAAACTGCACCCTTGAGATCTGTGCTTTTCCACTGCTTCGTGAAGTTGTGCCATATATGCATGGCACAATACCTGTGATGTGCCCCCGGCACAACATCTTCTAGAGCTCGAATAAGACCCTAAAAAAATGTATAAACAGTTTCTAACTTCAGGTGACATGTTTATATGCAAGAAAACGTATAAACACTTTAAAAGTTGTACCTTTTGCTGATCTGACATAAATGTCCAATAATTATTCCTCTGATCACCCAAATCCTCTTGCAAAAGTTGAAGAAACCATTTCCAGTTGTCTTTGGTTTCTGAATCCACAATAGCATATGCGATGGGGTAAATATGATTATTCGCATCTTGACTAACAGCTGTCAACAATTGTCCACCATAGTATCCTCTCAAGAAGGTCCCATCCAAGTTAATAAACGGTCTGCATCCAGGCAAGAAGCCCTTTCTACACGCATCTAGGCAAATATATATTCTTCTGAACAAGACAGTTGAATCTGGCATTGGTGTGGTGCATATATTTACAGTGGATCCTGGGTTGGTATTCAAAATTTCCATGGCATATTCTCGGAGTCTTGCATATTGTGCTCTCTCACTACCTTCAATTCTTTCTTTTGTCTTTGCCATCGATCTATAAATTTTTCTTTCACTCAACAAAACATGATACTCTTTCTTAAAGTAATCCTCAGCCTCTCGAACAATCATCATTGGCTGACTCTAATTTGCTGCTCCAACTCATCTACAACCCACTTTCCATTAGCAGACCGATTATGCACAACCCTGCAACAAGTATGCTCGTTCACAAATGTTTTCACCTGATAGCTCAGCGGATAATTCCTCTTAGCACAGTATATCTGCCAAAGACAGTTCTCATCCCAACACAACAGCTTCACTCTTGTACTATCCACCCTTGGAAAAAAAATACTCCTCCCTAAGTTGATATTAAACTTTCTCACCGCCTTCTTAAATTGCTCTAAAGATTCAAACTCCATACCTACTTCAAGCCTAACTTGTCCAACTGGTGTATCGGCATTACCTATGTAGTAGGAAAAATTGAAGCATATGATTATCAAAGGTATAATAAATAACATGCTGCACAAGAATAGTTGTAATGCCTAATAACTGATGTGCAATATAACAAGGATCACAACTTACTTTGAATTTTGACTTAAATAATCATATATGAACAACACTCATTAGTTAATATTCATCATACAGTAATTTGCACACAATTGCTCAattcagaaaaaaaattaaattattgttcTCACTTCTAACTTACTAATAATCAAAGgaatactaaaaaatattagtaaataccTTGTGGGAAGACCTCTGATTGTTCTTCATCTGAATCTGCACAACTTTGGAGCTCCTCAGACTCATAACAGTGTAATCCTGGTTCAGGGTCTGAATATTCTTCAGCCTCATCAACTGGCACAAAAATACTTGGAGCCTTTTTAGGATCTGGGTTCTGTTTGAAAGTTTGTCCAGTAGGTTCAGGTCTGCTAGTGCTCCTCCTGTTCTGTTTTTTGGCCGCTTCTCTTACTTCATGTTGAGATGGACCTTGATTGTGTTCAGCATtttgacttgatgatggtggtggttGGGGTTGAGTAATGGAATCAGAATCATGTACATCATACGGTTCAGATTGGGGTTCATTATAAGCTTGGGGTATATATTGTGTTAGTATTTCTGGTGTTGTTGTTGGGGCAGCATGAAAAGGTTGAGAACTAGAATTGTGTTGTGAATTTAAGGTATTTGTGACTTCTTGTTGCTGTATGGGATTACTAGACTGTCTCATGGTTGAAGTGGGTTGGCTAAGAAAATTTTTGCCTTGTGATAATGATGTCCTTGCTTGTGTTTTGGGTTGAGCGTTGGGTTGTATATTGGGCTGTTGATTGAGTTGGCTATTGGGCCTGGTACCTGACTGTGTGGTGGGCTGGGCTTTGGGATGATCAGTTGTGTTGGCCATTTTCGTAACTTTCTTTTTTCTAGGAGTTAGAGTCTTCTTTGCACAAATCTTTTTTCTCCCCTTTGAAGGAGATGCAACATTACCATCACCCTCTTCAACAACTTCTGGCAAGCTTATTGGGTGCTCAGTGTATACACAAATTCTACTATCATTCCTTAATGCAGCTTCATACATCTCTATTATGTTTTTATCACTCCTCAATAACTTTAAACCACCATTAAGCTCCATTCTAGGCACTAACCAATAGCATTCATTGATCATGGTGTATCCTATATCTCTAAGGAGGTCATTGATAAAAAACCCATTAAGAGTATCAACATTGACCCTTCGAATTTCAGATTTCTCTCCACCTACATACATAGTTTTTTCAtcttttgttctctcaaattttCCTCTGTGATATATCTCTAAAGTGATATGTAAAAAGAATTTTTCCATCTACGCAAAAGAATTTAAAATCCACCATTAGTAGCAATCTTACAAACTCCAACTTACTCAAACCCTAACCATCATGGTACCTAACTTCACTATCAATTTGGTTTCAAGAACAATTATTACCATAATATTCGAACCATACAAAATTATACAGCTTAAACAGAGGAACAAGAATATAATGAAGTTACCACAAATCCAAACCCTATCAGAAATAACCACAACAACAGAACTAATTTTTTCACATTGAATGAACAACTCTTATAACTTAGAGGTTACAATCATTGAATGACTTAGTTCATAAAAGTATTACCTCATAGAGCCTTTAAGCGTGACAGAGTTCGCCTATAAACACGCTGTTGGAGAAGCAGCAACCTCCTTCTCCAATGTTGTCACGGGAATGGAATCAGAGTACAATGGGAGTACgctagagaagaagaagatgaaaacttgCTTTGTTAGGGCATGATTGATGTCACGCTCAAAAGGGAGGGGCTAACACCTCTTTCTGTTCTTCTAATTTCAATGCTTCAAAGAGtaatgttttcttttttaataaactaaatcaatgaaattaaataaatgtaattttaaccaaaaagaaaatttaatccACGTAAGGCATTCTTTTGCCACACTGCAATGGATGTGGACACATTGTATAATTTTCTAACATTTTATTAACATTTGGTCACATTTGACAAATGGAGCAAATCAATTGTGGGTATCTTAGGAGTTTTAATCTTTCATGGTTACTTTTGTCAGCGAATCAATCTTTCATGGTTACTTTTGGTGGTTTagtctaaaaaattaattatttcttcagaaaatattttttaactttattttcaaGGATACGATTTTTTTTGGGTATTAAGAGCAAGTTTGTCGCACCCCCGGCGAACTCTATAATTTATATAGAGTTCGCCCCTCCCCCCGGCGAACTCTATGACGAGTTTGGAGATAAATGCAAGTCTGTTGGATATCAAGCAGCAACAATTTCTCTAATTACTTTCTTCTTTATAGTTAACATTATTGCTACGATGTCAAGAAATTCATTGTTATCCATTCATTACAATGGTGAAATAGTGTATGATGAAGAAGGTTCAATTGTTTCTAAATCGGGCCAACCGATAATTACGTATATGACACTGGAAGTCAATAGTTTAACAGCCttgaagaatttgatattgcATGCCCTCGAATAGCAGGAATCTAAAAGGGTGAAAAAAATTTACTACAGATATCCAACGGAGTTAGATggcaatttattttataaaaggtATATTATAGCTGTGTTGTCTTTGTCTCTGTTACTAGTATATTTATCAGACTATCGTTGTGAGCGATATTTCTATTGTTTTGAATTAGGTACAGGTTGCGCGACGACGATAACGTACGCTTATAAGGTCGTGGCACAACCGATGGACCAATATTCATCTGTTAGAATTATCCGTGTTTCTTGTTGACTTTGGTGGCCGAGGATCATCTGCAGATACTGTCGATGATAGTCCGACGAGTGGAGTTGTTAGACGAACTATCAGAAGGACCATGGTGGATCTAAATTGCCACCTGAGGGTAGTCAGGAGGGATCTAATATTGAAGTCCGTAACGTTGACTTAATGAACGAAGGTTTTGAAAGTCATGATGGTTCTGCTATTAGAGATCCGATGATGGAGCAGTATGAAGTCAACCCCGATGATGGAGACGTTGCTGACGAAGAACCACCCGAAATCCCTGATGATAGTGACATGGAAGAGGAGATGAGCTAATACGGTGACACATAGATTGCTCTGACACAGCCTGCCATTTCTCGACCATATGACTGGCCAGATCATTTCACTAGGTTGAGTCTTGATGCAATGACTTCGGATTGGTCGTTTACCCAAGGAGGTCCTAAAGAAGACCCAAGAAATGAGTTTGAGGTTGGACAACAATTTGGGAACAAGGAAGAAGTCATGTTGGCAGTTAAGCAGTACAACATCAGGAGGGCTGCGGAGTACAAGATAGTAGAGAGTGACCATTGGAGGTACAATGCACGATGTATCCAGTTCGGACCCAGTTGTAATTGGAGCATACTTATATCATATTGTCGAAAGCAAGAAAGGTGGGAAGTTAGGAGATACACTGGTCCTCATACTTGTATGCAAACTTCCATGGGGCAAGATCATCGTAGGTTAGATTCGAAAGTGATTGCACAACATGTTTTCACAATGGTCAAGGCCGATCCAACAATCAGCATCAGGGTTCTACAAAGAGATATAGAGAATCACTTTGGTTACAAGGCGTTGTACAGAAAGGTTTGGCTTCCAAAACAGAGTCATTGCTAGAATGTATGgcgattgggaggagtcatacaacGAG contains:
- the LOC140174284 gene encoding uncharacterized protein is translated as MAKTKERIEGSERAQYARLREYAMEILNTNPGSTVNICTTPMPDSTVLFRRIYICLDACRKGFLPGCRPFINLDGTFLRGYYGGQLLTAVSQDANNHIYPIAYAIVDSETKDNWKWFLQLLQEDLGDQRNNYWTFMSDQQKGLIRALEDVVPGAHHRNKKELRGYNGRLCPVQQSRLEKNKKQSSSWKPFWIGDDAGNIFEVQCLPMKVSVDLEKHTYTCRLWQLTGIPCKHACAALAHQNRRAEDVAHTWLTIGAYNATYQFLVQPVPSQEYWQQLDTIPILPPHYKRLIGWPTKKRDTSRDAPKVNPDPYRTKRKYGQIKCKYCLEEGHNSRSCKAKKEAMVAAATAADATAHGQNSSAATTAHVPPANVAQDEDDERLAEMYWEETLEDAEAEAALDAAAAEFEASLGVGTQPQTTTTLNPSPNMPHTPQAPHQLGHQPQK